A single window of Nasonia vitripennis strain AsymCx chromosome 4, Nvit_psr_1.1, whole genome shotgun sequence DNA harbors:
- the LOC100114402 gene encoding MAGUK p55 subfamily member 6 isoform X7, which produces MTNKVQERLEHPPVHATPVCSSIVETVQQISRALEPSRNPESRELLLLLRGKQLRTLLETHDAVVAARLANGERELEESQKPENERQKPRPLLRTMPSNDDRPAEAVRIVGLRRKPDEPLGLTIQVDENGNLIIARILGGSTAASQGLLRPGEVILEVNGKQVRNPDELQIAISDAKENLTLKLAPGISADGSKPIKSTESESKCYMRALFDYEPTEDSLLPCREIGLPFQKGDILQIVDQADPNWWQARRIEGNSLGPPGLVPSLELEERRKAFVPPEADFVHKISICGTRISKKKKRKMYQSKSNGEFDGAELLLYEEVARMPPFRRKTLALVGPRGVGRRTLKNRLINSDPEKFGTIVPFTSRPPRVLEENGKSYWFTERDSMETDIREHRYLEHGEHGGHLYGTKLDSVRELIRAGKMCVLDCSPAALKILHNSTEFMPYVIFIAAPGMEQLKSLYDLGRSTGASNRNLTFDRQSSIRYSSRRARTLESLASLYEEDDLKSTVEESAALQRAYEKYIDLVIVNEDFDHTFRQVVAALDALASEDQWVPVNWIY; this is translated from the exons GTACAGGAACGTTTGGAGCACCCTCCGGTCCACGCGACTCCAGTCTGCAGCTCGATCGTCGAGACGGTCCAGCAGATAAGTCGCGCCCTCGAGCCGTCCCGTAATCCGGAGTCTCGCGAgcttttgctgctgctgcggggcAAGCAGCTCCGCACTCTGCTGGAGACCCACGACGCGGTCGTAGCGGCGCGACTTGCCAACGGCGAGCGCGAACTCGAGGAGTCGCAGAAACCCGAGAACGAGAGGCAGAAGCCGAGGCCGCTGCTCAGGACGATGCCCAGCAACGACGACAGGCCTGCCGAGGCCGTCCGGATCGTCGGTCTTAGGAGGAAGCCCGATGAACCTCTG GGCCTGACGATTCAAGTGGACGAGAACGGCAACCTGATAATCGCGCGAATCCTCGGCGGCAGTACCGCTGCGAGTCAGGGCCTCCTACGACCAGGCGAAGTCATTCTCGAGGTAAACGGGAAGCAGGTGCGCAATCCCGACGAGCTTCAAATCGCCATCTCTGACGCCAAGGAGAACCTCACACTCAAACTCGCGCCCGGCATCTCCGCCGATGGCAGTAAGCCCATCAAATCGACG GAGTCCGAGAGCAAG TGCTATATGCGTGCGTTGTTCGACTACGAGCCAACGGAGGACTCGCTGCTGCCCTGTCGGGagatcggcctgcccttccaGAAGGGTGACATTCTGCAGATCGTGGACCAGGCTGACCCGAACTGGTGGCAGGCACGCCGCATCGAAGGCAACAGCCTCGGACCACCAGGTCTAGTCCCCTCGCTGGAGCTCGAGGAGCGGCGCAAAGCCTTCGTTCCTCCGGAGGCCGACTTTGTGCACAAGATCAGCATCTGCGGCACGCGTAtctcgaagaagaagaaacgcaAGATGTACCAGTCCAAGTCGAACGGCGAATTCGACGGGGCCGAGCTATTGCTCTACGAGGAAGTCGCGAGGATGCCACCCTTCAGGCGCAAGACTCTCGCCCTGGTCGGTCCAAGAGGTGTCGGTAGGAGGACGCTGAAGAACCGGCTGATCAACAGCGATCCCGAAAAGTTCGGGACCATCGTGCCTT TCACTTCGAGGCCGCCACGAGTACTGGAAGAGAACGGCAAGAGCTACTGGTTCACCGAGCGCGACTCGATGGAGACAGACATCCGGGAGCACCGTTACCTGGAGCATGGCGAACACGGTGGTCACCTCTATGGGACGAAGCTCGACTCGGTGCGCGAACTCATACGCGCCGGCAAGATGTGCGTTCTTGACTGCAGTCCTGCAGCTCTCAAAATTCTCCACAACAGCACCGAATTCATGCCCTACGTCATCTTCATCGCCGCACCTGGTATGGAGCAACTCAAATCGCTCTACGACTTGGGCAGGTCAACTGGGGCCAGCAATCGAAACCTTACG TTTGATCGCCAGAGTTCCATCAGATATAGTTCAAGACGCGCCAGAACCCTGGAATCCTTGGCATCTCTATACGAG GAAGACGATCTAAAATCGACAGTGGAGGAATCAGCAGCCCTACAGCGTGCCTACGAGAAATACATCGACTTGGTGATCGTCAACGAAGATTTCGATCACACCTTCCGACAGGTTGTTGCGGCCCTCGATGCTCTCGCAAGCGAAGACCAGTGGGTCCCGGTCAACTGGATCTATTAA
- the LOC100114402 gene encoding MAGUK p55 subfamily member 6 isoform X9, translating to MPSNDDRPAEAVRIVGLRRKPDEPLGLTIQVDENGNLIIARILGGSTAASQGLLRPGEVILEVNGKQVRNPDELQIAISDAKENLTLKLAPGISADGSKPIKSTESESKCYMRALFDYEPTEDSLLPCREIGLPFQKGDILQIVDQADPNWWQARRIEGNSLGPPGLVPSLELEERRKAFVPPEADFVHKISICGTRISKKKKRKMYQSKSNGEFDGAELLLYEEVARMPPFRRKTLALVGPRGVGRRTLKNRLINSDPEKFGTIVPFTSRPPRVLEENGKSYWFTERDSMETDIREHRYLEHGEHGGHLYGTKLDSVRELIRAGKMCVLDCSPAALKILHNSTEFMPYVIFIAAPGMEQLKSLYDLGRSTGASNRNLTFDRQSSIRYSSRRARTLESLASLYEEDDLKSTVEESAALQRAYEKYIDLVIVNEDFDHTFRQVVAALDALASEDQWVPVNWIY from the exons ATGCCCAGCAACGACGACAGGCCTGCCGAGGCCGTCCGGATCGTCGGTCTTAGGAGGAAGCCCGATGAACCTCTG GGCCTGACGATTCAAGTGGACGAGAACGGCAACCTGATAATCGCGCGAATCCTCGGCGGCAGTACCGCTGCGAGTCAGGGCCTCCTACGACCAGGCGAAGTCATTCTCGAGGTAAACGGGAAGCAGGTGCGCAATCCCGACGAGCTTCAAATCGCCATCTCTGACGCCAAGGAGAACCTCACACTCAAACTCGCGCCCGGCATCTCCGCCGATGGCAGTAAGCCCATCAAATCGACG GAGTCCGAGAGCAAG TGCTATATGCGTGCGTTGTTCGACTACGAGCCAACGGAGGACTCGCTGCTGCCCTGTCGGGagatcggcctgcccttccaGAAGGGTGACATTCTGCAGATCGTGGACCAGGCTGACCCGAACTGGTGGCAGGCACGCCGCATCGAAGGCAACAGCCTCGGACCACCAGGTCTAGTCCCCTCGCTGGAGCTCGAGGAGCGGCGCAAAGCCTTCGTTCCTCCGGAGGCCGACTTTGTGCACAAGATCAGCATCTGCGGCACGCGTAtctcgaagaagaagaaacgcaAGATGTACCAGTCCAAGTCGAACGGCGAATTCGACGGGGCCGAGCTATTGCTCTACGAGGAAGTCGCGAGGATGCCACCCTTCAGGCGCAAGACTCTCGCCCTGGTCGGTCCAAGAGGTGTCGGTAGGAGGACGCTGAAGAACCGGCTGATCAACAGCGATCCCGAAAAGTTCGGGACCATCGTGCCTT TCACTTCGAGGCCGCCACGAGTACTGGAAGAGAACGGCAAGAGCTACTGGTTCACCGAGCGCGACTCGATGGAGACAGACATCCGGGAGCACCGTTACCTGGAGCATGGCGAACACGGTGGTCACCTCTATGGGACGAAGCTCGACTCGGTGCGCGAACTCATACGCGCCGGCAAGATGTGCGTTCTTGACTGCAGTCCTGCAGCTCTCAAAATTCTCCACAACAGCACCGAATTCATGCCCTACGTCATCTTCATCGCCGCACCTGGTATGGAGCAACTCAAATCGCTCTACGACTTGGGCAGGTCAACTGGGGCCAGCAATCGAAACCTTACG TTTGATCGCCAGAGTTCCATCAGATATAGTTCAAGACGCGCCAGAACCCTGGAATCCTTGGCATCTCTATACGAG GAAGACGATCTAAAATCGACAGTGGAGGAATCAGCAGCCCTACAGCGTGCCTACGAGAAATACATCGACTTGGTGATCGTCAACGAAGATTTCGATCACACCTTCCGACAGGTTGTTGCGGCCCTCGATGCTCTCGCAAGCGAAGACCAGTGGGTCCCGGTCAACTGGATCTATTAA
- the LOC100114402 gene encoding MAGUK p55 subfamily member 6 isoform X10, whose protein sequence is MPSNDDRPAEAVRIVGLRRKPDEPLGLTIQVDENGNLIIARILGGSTAASQGLLRPGEVILEVNGKQVRNPDELQIAISDAKENLTLKLAPGISADGSKPIKSTCYMRALFDYEPTEDSLLPCREIGLPFQKGDILQIVDQADPNWWQARRIEGNSLGPPGLVPSLELEERRKAFVPPEADFVHKISICGTRISKKKKRKMYQSKSNGEFDGAELLLYEEVARMPPFRRKTLALVGPRGVGRRTLKNRLINSDPEKFGTIVPFTSRPPRVLEENGKSYWFTERDSMETDIREHRYLEHGEHGGHLYGTKLDSVRELIRAGKMCVLDCSPAALKILHNSTEFMPYVIFIAAPGMEQLKSLYDLGRSTGASNRNLTFDRQSSIRYSSRRARTLESLASLYEEDDLKSTVEESAALQRAYEKYIDLVIVNEDFDHTFRQVVAALDALASEDQWVPVNWIY, encoded by the exons ATGCCCAGCAACGACGACAGGCCTGCCGAGGCCGTCCGGATCGTCGGTCTTAGGAGGAAGCCCGATGAACCTCTG GGCCTGACGATTCAAGTGGACGAGAACGGCAACCTGATAATCGCGCGAATCCTCGGCGGCAGTACCGCTGCGAGTCAGGGCCTCCTACGACCAGGCGAAGTCATTCTCGAGGTAAACGGGAAGCAGGTGCGCAATCCCGACGAGCTTCAAATCGCCATCTCTGACGCCAAGGAGAACCTCACACTCAAACTCGCGCCCGGCATCTCCGCCGATGGCAGTAAGCCCATCAAATCGACG TGCTATATGCGTGCGTTGTTCGACTACGAGCCAACGGAGGACTCGCTGCTGCCCTGTCGGGagatcggcctgcccttccaGAAGGGTGACATTCTGCAGATCGTGGACCAGGCTGACCCGAACTGGTGGCAGGCACGCCGCATCGAAGGCAACAGCCTCGGACCACCAGGTCTAGTCCCCTCGCTGGAGCTCGAGGAGCGGCGCAAAGCCTTCGTTCCTCCGGAGGCCGACTTTGTGCACAAGATCAGCATCTGCGGCACGCGTAtctcgaagaagaagaaacgcaAGATGTACCAGTCCAAGTCGAACGGCGAATTCGACGGGGCCGAGCTATTGCTCTACGAGGAAGTCGCGAGGATGCCACCCTTCAGGCGCAAGACTCTCGCCCTGGTCGGTCCAAGAGGTGTCGGTAGGAGGACGCTGAAGAACCGGCTGATCAACAGCGATCCCGAAAAGTTCGGGACCATCGTGCCTT TCACTTCGAGGCCGCCACGAGTACTGGAAGAGAACGGCAAGAGCTACTGGTTCACCGAGCGCGACTCGATGGAGACAGACATCCGGGAGCACCGTTACCTGGAGCATGGCGAACACGGTGGTCACCTCTATGGGACGAAGCTCGACTCGGTGCGCGAACTCATACGCGCCGGCAAGATGTGCGTTCTTGACTGCAGTCCTGCAGCTCTCAAAATTCTCCACAACAGCACCGAATTCATGCCCTACGTCATCTTCATCGCCGCACCTGGTATGGAGCAACTCAAATCGCTCTACGACTTGGGCAGGTCAACTGGGGCCAGCAATCGAAACCTTACG TTTGATCGCCAGAGTTCCATCAGATATAGTTCAAGACGCGCCAGAACCCTGGAATCCTTGGCATCTCTATACGAG GAAGACGATCTAAAATCGACAGTGGAGGAATCAGCAGCCCTACAGCGTGCCTACGAGAAATACATCGACTTGGTGATCGTCAACGAAGATTTCGATCACACCTTCCGACAGGTTGTTGCGGCCCTCGATGCTCTCGCAAGCGAAGACCAGTGGGTCCCGGTCAACTGGATCTATTAA
- the LOC100114402 gene encoding MAGUK p55 subfamily member 6 isoform X8 has protein sequence MTNKVQERLEHPPVHATPVCSSIVETVQQISRALEPSRNPESRELLLLLRGKQLRTLLETHDAVVAARLANGERELEESQKPENERQKPRPLLRTMPSNDDRPAEAVRIVGLRRKPDEPLGLTIQVDENGNLIIARILGGSTAASQGLLRPGEVILEVNGKQVRNPDELQIAISDAKENLTLKLAPGISADGSKPIKSTCYMRALFDYEPTEDSLLPCREIGLPFQKGDILQIVDQADPNWWQARRIEGNSLGPPGLVPSLELEERRKAFVPPEADFVHKISICGTRISKKKKRKMYQSKSNGEFDGAELLLYEEVARMPPFRRKTLALVGPRGVGRRTLKNRLINSDPEKFGTIVPFTSRPPRVLEENGKSYWFTERDSMETDIREHRYLEHGEHGGHLYGTKLDSVRELIRAGKMCVLDCSPAALKILHNSTEFMPYVIFIAAPGMEQLKSLYDLGRSTGASNRNLTFDRQSSIRYSSRRARTLESLASLYEEDDLKSTVEESAALQRAYEKYIDLVIVNEDFDHTFRQVVAALDALASEDQWVPVNWIY, from the exons GTACAGGAACGTTTGGAGCACCCTCCGGTCCACGCGACTCCAGTCTGCAGCTCGATCGTCGAGACGGTCCAGCAGATAAGTCGCGCCCTCGAGCCGTCCCGTAATCCGGAGTCTCGCGAgcttttgctgctgctgcggggcAAGCAGCTCCGCACTCTGCTGGAGACCCACGACGCGGTCGTAGCGGCGCGACTTGCCAACGGCGAGCGCGAACTCGAGGAGTCGCAGAAACCCGAGAACGAGAGGCAGAAGCCGAGGCCGCTGCTCAGGACGATGCCCAGCAACGACGACAGGCCTGCCGAGGCCGTCCGGATCGTCGGTCTTAGGAGGAAGCCCGATGAACCTCTG GGCCTGACGATTCAAGTGGACGAGAACGGCAACCTGATAATCGCGCGAATCCTCGGCGGCAGTACCGCTGCGAGTCAGGGCCTCCTACGACCAGGCGAAGTCATTCTCGAGGTAAACGGGAAGCAGGTGCGCAATCCCGACGAGCTTCAAATCGCCATCTCTGACGCCAAGGAGAACCTCACACTCAAACTCGCGCCCGGCATCTCCGCCGATGGCAGTAAGCCCATCAAATCGACG TGCTATATGCGTGCGTTGTTCGACTACGAGCCAACGGAGGACTCGCTGCTGCCCTGTCGGGagatcggcctgcccttccaGAAGGGTGACATTCTGCAGATCGTGGACCAGGCTGACCCGAACTGGTGGCAGGCACGCCGCATCGAAGGCAACAGCCTCGGACCACCAGGTCTAGTCCCCTCGCTGGAGCTCGAGGAGCGGCGCAAAGCCTTCGTTCCTCCGGAGGCCGACTTTGTGCACAAGATCAGCATCTGCGGCACGCGTAtctcgaagaagaagaaacgcaAGATGTACCAGTCCAAGTCGAACGGCGAATTCGACGGGGCCGAGCTATTGCTCTACGAGGAAGTCGCGAGGATGCCACCCTTCAGGCGCAAGACTCTCGCCCTGGTCGGTCCAAGAGGTGTCGGTAGGAGGACGCTGAAGAACCGGCTGATCAACAGCGATCCCGAAAAGTTCGGGACCATCGTGCCTT TCACTTCGAGGCCGCCACGAGTACTGGAAGAGAACGGCAAGAGCTACTGGTTCACCGAGCGCGACTCGATGGAGACAGACATCCGGGAGCACCGTTACCTGGAGCATGGCGAACACGGTGGTCACCTCTATGGGACGAAGCTCGACTCGGTGCGCGAACTCATACGCGCCGGCAAGATGTGCGTTCTTGACTGCAGTCCTGCAGCTCTCAAAATTCTCCACAACAGCACCGAATTCATGCCCTACGTCATCTTCATCGCCGCACCTGGTATGGAGCAACTCAAATCGCTCTACGACTTGGGCAGGTCAACTGGGGCCAGCAATCGAAACCTTACG TTTGATCGCCAGAGTTCCATCAGATATAGTTCAAGACGCGCCAGAACCCTGGAATCCTTGGCATCTCTATACGAG GAAGACGATCTAAAATCGACAGTGGAGGAATCAGCAGCCCTACAGCGTGCCTACGAGAAATACATCGACTTGGTGATCGTCAACGAAGATTTCGATCACACCTTCCGACAGGTTGTTGCGGCCCTCGATGCTCTCGCAAGCGAAGACCAGTGGGTCCCGGTCAACTGGATCTATTAA